The Drosophila gunungcola strain Sukarami chromosome 3L unlocalized genomic scaffold, Dgunungcola_SK_2 000003F, whole genome shotgun sequence genome contains a region encoding:
- the LOC128258144 gene encoding LOW QUALITY PROTEIN: uncharacterized protein LOC128258144 (The sequence of the model RefSeq protein was modified relative to this genomic sequence to represent the inferred CDS: deleted 2 bases in 1 codon), producing the protein MPETEHQQQQQQQHQHPALSHPEPQPDPDLEPIPANRPDRVQNFSFASSYPYAPGRNSSTSNSNSNYNSNYNSNYNSNYNYNYNSSGFNVQRYQSPYNFQHVVTNAFSVLRHQPSEEQEPVAQPTRPQQAIVRPIRREEAAIPTDHQDHQDHQDHHVAEPAGNQPPPRSFFSRSTQEVRSFADELSQKLRFLAPEENGYGGRQSASSGAWMDPAMAQRPRFETTVPQGIFLPPPHEVQMIPATMLRRHVYAYSSYPMILQSYYAKDAVIGEAKEQKVTATRLNGVRATAAVAAATAAATAAASKSSHDSQSLAGGLHITKAQFQQQLQQRRNNNSNNNNNNNNNNSSSDKRPIVPPPEPYKNVMYDRRVIKGSNFGNSSMVTDVDPFDKAAELRRRNMLRKRTIQCRNQRNVLGTPPPVKGRKHETIQTEKYLEKLVQRPPEFSIDTQTDLFLEKPPTPPFIPAKVGVDVGTEIGDGELFHFDAEAQPIIDVLVDACIEQSMLEVAHEMELASLRRKQEEFLAQREAELAELRRLEAEEMRLQAEKQRRLRQDALPKELDAEMQKSVTAAKLLQGHIASLVPEVLENIEPASDAVKKEQLMKSVCPWLSAEVAEEVGHIVDSREILTAIIQEIIKQRAEVYAGYRDPKSEPSAPDADVCEEEGCAIDEMEACPCETEEEECPDPPPPPPHL; encoded by the exons ATGCCAGAGACGgaacaccagcagcagcagcagcagcagcatcagcaccCAGCACTCTCACACCCTGAACCTCAGCCAGATCCAGACCTGGAACCCATCCCCGCCAATAGACCGGATCGCGTGCAGAACTTCTCCTTCGCCAGCAGCTATCCCTATGCACCAGGACGCAACTCGTCCACATCTAACTCCAACTCTAACTACAACTCCAACTATAACTCCAACTACAATTCCAACTataactacaactacaactccTCCGGTTTCAACGTTCAGCGGTACCAGAGTCCCTACAATTTCCAGCACGTGGTGACCAACGCATTTTCGGTGCTGCGCCATCAGCCAtcggaggagcaggagcccGTTGCCCAACCCACGCGACCCCAACAGGCCATCGTGCGTCCCATCAGACGTGAGGAGGCCGCCATCCCGACGGATCACCAGGATCACCAGGATCACCAGGATCATCATGTAGCAGAGCCTGCCGGTAACCAGCCGCCGCCGAGATCCTTCTTTTCGCGCAGCACCCAGGAGGTGCGCAGCTTTGCCGATGAGCTGAGCCAGAAGCTGCGCTTCCTGGCGCCCGAGGAGAACGGCTACGGCGGACGGCAGAGCGCCAGTTCCGGCGCCTGGATGGATCCGGCCATGGCCCAACGGCCTCGGTTCGAGACGACTGTGCCGCAGGGCATCTTCCTGCCGCCGCCGCACGAAGTCCAGATGATACCGGCCACCATGCTGCGCAGGCATGTCTACGCCTACTCCTCGTATCCCATGATCCTGCAGAGCTACTACGCCAAGGATGCCGTTATCGGCGAGGCCAAGGAGCAGAAGGTGACCGCCACCCGGCTGAATGGTGTGCGTGCCACGgcggcagtggcagcggcaacagcagcggcCACAGCAGCGGCCTCCAAATCCTCCCACGATTCGCAATCCCTCGCCGGCGGTCTGCACATCACCAAGGCACAGTTCCAACAGCAATTGCAGCAGCgacgcaacaacaacagcaacaacaacaacaacaacaacaacaacaacagcagcagcgacaaaAG ACCCATCGTCCCGCCGCCGGAGCCTTACAAGAACGTCATGTACGACCGTCGCGTCATAAAGGGCAGCAACTTCGGCAACTCCTCCATGGTG ACGGATGTGGATCCCTTCGACAAGGCCGCCGAATTGAGGCGCCGCAATATGTTGCGCAAGCGGACGATCCAGTGCCGCAATCAACGCAACGTCCTGGGAACTCCGCCGCCGGTCAAGGGCCGCAAACACGAGACCATTCAGACGGAGAAGTATCTGGAGAAGCTGGTCCAGCGACCGCCGGAGTTCTCCATCGACACCCAGACGGACCTGTTCCTGGAGAAGCCGCCAACGCCTCCGTTCATCCCGGCCAAGGTGGGCGTGGACGTGGGCACCGAGATCGGCGACGGCGAACTCTTCCACTTCGATGCCGAGGCCCAGCCCATCATCGATGTCCTGGTGGACGCGTGCATCGAGCAGAGCATGCTGGAGGTGGCCCACGAGATGGAGCTGGCCAGTCTGCGGCGCAAGCAGGAAGA ATTCCTGGCCCAACGGGAGGCTGAGCTGGCCGAGCTGCGTCGCCTGGAGGCGGAGGAGATGCGCCTGCAGGCGGAGAAGCAGCGCCGCCTGCGCCAGGATGCG TTGCCTAAGGAGCTGGATGCGGAGATGCAGAAGAGCGTGACGGCGGCCAAGCTGCTCCAGGGACACATTGCCAGCCTGGTGCCGGAGGTCCTCGAGAACATTGAGCCGGCCAGCGATGCCGTGAAGAAGGAGCAGCTGATGAAGAGCGTCTGCCCGTGGCTGTCCGCCGAGGTGGCCGAGGAGGTCGGTCACATCGTGGACTCGCGCGAGATCCTTACGGCCATCATCCAGGAGATCATCAAGCAGCGGGCGGAGGTGTATGCCGGCTACCGGGATCCCAAATCAGAGCCATCCGCCCCGGATGCGGATGTTTGCGAGGAGGAGGGCTGCGCCATCGACGAGATGGAGGCGTGTCCTTGCGAGACAGAGGAGGAGGAGTGTCCCGATCCGCCGCCACCGCCCCCTCATCTCTAA